The genomic DNA GGTCACCGGGTTCAGCCGGCGGTGAAGGCGCCGTCGCGATCCCGTACCGGGACGACGACGGAGAGGTCCTCCTCCGTGGCGATGGCCACGTCCTCGGGGAAGCCGGCCGCGGCCAGCTCGCGGCCCGATGCACCGGTGGCGACCGCGCGCGCGAGGTCGGCAGTGCCCTCGTAGGCCGCTTTTGCCGCGGCTGCCTCGGGGGACAGCGGTCCCGCGCCCTGGTGGTGCAGGTCGGAGATGAGGGCGCCGGCGCAGAGCAGGTCTTCCAGTGCGGGACGCAGGCTGCCGTCCGGCCACCGCTCGCCCGCGGCGATCACGGCCACCGGGTGCCGGGCCGTGCCGTAGCCGTCGGCCGTGAGCCGGCTGCCGACCGCGGTGATGTTGCGCAGACAGGCGGCGACCACCCGCACCCGCGGCGGTGCGGCCGCCGCGATGGCCGCACCGTTGGGAGAGGGCAGCACCAGGCGCTCGACGAAGGGGGCGCGGCGCAGTTGGGCGGGGGAGAGGGACCAGGGGTTGTCAGGTGCCACGGCATGCCGTGGCACGGCCAGTCGAGCGCCCGACTGCCGGGCATAGACGGTGGCGGCCTTTTCTGCCGCGGCCCGCTCGGCAGGGGCGGCATGGCCGTCCGGCAGCCAGAACGGCAGCACCCGGATGCCCGTTTCGACGGCGACGCTCACCGTTGTGGTGAAGGACAGCACGTCGATGATCGCCAGACAGGCGGCCTCCCCGGCGAGACGGCCCGCTCCGGAGGGCCCCCACTCGAAGCGGATC from Streptomyces sp. NBC_01478 includes the following:
- a CDS encoding 2-phosphosulfolactate phosphatase, whose product is MGDWADQSGSGIRFEWGPSGAGRLAGEAACLAIIDVLSFTTTVSVAVETGIRVLPFWLPDGHAAPAERAAAEKAATVYARQSGARLAVPRHAVAPDNPWSLSPAQLRRAPFVERLVLPSPNGAAIAAAAPPRVRVVAACLRNITAVGSRLTADGYGTARHPVAVIAAGERWPDGSLRPALEDLLCAGALISDLHHQGAGPLSPEAAAAKAAYEGTADLARAVATGASGRELAAAGFPEDVAIATEEDLSVVVPVRDRDGAFTAG